The following coding sequences lie in one Burkholderia cepacia genomic window:
- a CDS encoding aminodeoxychorismate/anthranilate synthase component II has protein sequence MLLMIDNYDSFTYNLVQYFGELGEDVRTYRNDEITLDEIARLNPDAICLSPGPSNPQHAGITLDVLREFSGKKPILGVCLGHQAIGEAFGGRVVRAATIMHGKVSRIETDCQGVFADLPKHFDVTRYHSLAIERESLPDCLEVSAWTDDGEIMGVRHKTLPIEGVQFHPESILSEHGHALLENFLKLARAAAAQAA, from the coding sequence ATGCTGCTCATGATCGACAACTACGACTCATTTACCTACAACCTGGTCCAGTACTTCGGCGAACTCGGCGAGGACGTACGTACCTACCGCAACGACGAAATCACGCTCGACGAGATCGCACGCCTGAATCCCGACGCGATCTGCCTGTCGCCCGGCCCGAGCAATCCGCAACACGCGGGCATCACGCTCGACGTGCTGCGCGAATTTTCGGGCAAGAAGCCGATCCTCGGCGTCTGCCTCGGCCATCAGGCGATCGGTGAAGCGTTCGGCGGCCGCGTCGTGCGCGCGGCGACCATCATGCACGGCAAGGTGAGCCGGATCGAAACCGACTGCCAGGGCGTGTTCGCCGACCTGCCGAAGCACTTCGACGTCACGCGCTACCACTCGCTCGCGATCGAGCGCGAATCGCTGCCCGACTGCCTCGAGGTGTCCGCGTGGACCGACGACGGCGAAATCATGGGCGTGCGTCACAAGACGCTGCCGATCGAGGGCGTGCAGTTCCACCCGGAATCGATCCTGTCCGAGCATGGCCATGCGCTGCTCGAGAATTTCCTGAAGCTGGCCCGTGCCGCGGCCGCGCAAGCTGCCTGA
- the trpE gene encoding anthranilate synthase component I, protein MTELEFQSLANEGYNRIPLIAEALADLETPLSLYLKLAQPERSGANSFLLESVVGGERFGRYSFIGLPARTLVRTRNGVSEVVRDGKVVETHDGDPFQFIESFQARFKVAQRPGLPRFCGGLAGYFGYDAVRYIEKKLANTAPRDDLGLPDIQLLLTEEVAVIDNLAGKLYLIIYADPSQPEAYAKAKQRLRELKQRLRTTVQPPVTSASVRTETFREFKKDDYLAAVRQAKEYIAAGELMQIQVGQRLTKPYRDNPLSLYRALRSLNPSPYMYYYNFGDFHVVGASPEILVRQEKRGEDQIVTIRPLAGTRPRGNTPERDAELATELLNDPKEIAEHVMLIDLARNDVGRIAEIGSVQVTDKMVIEKYSHVQHIVSSVEGKLKPGMTNYDVLRATFPAGTLSGAPKVRAMELIDELEPVKRGLYGGAVGYLSFSGEMDLAIAIRTGLIHNGNLYVQAAAGVVADSVPESEWQETENKARAVLRAAEQVQDGLDSDF, encoded by the coding sequence ATGACCGAACTCGAATTCCAATCGCTCGCGAATGAAGGCTACAACCGCATCCCGCTGATCGCGGAAGCCCTCGCCGATCTCGAAACGCCGCTGTCCCTCTACCTGAAGCTGGCCCAGCCCGAACGCTCGGGCGCCAACTCGTTCCTGCTCGAATCGGTGGTCGGCGGCGAACGCTTCGGCCGCTACTCGTTCATCGGCCTGCCGGCCCGCACGCTCGTACGCACCCGCAACGGCGTGTCGGAAGTCGTGCGCGACGGCAAGGTCGTCGAGACGCACGACGGCGACCCGTTCCAGTTCATCGAATCGTTCCAGGCGCGCTTCAAGGTCGCGCAGCGCCCGGGCCTGCCGCGCTTCTGCGGCGGTCTCGCCGGCTACTTCGGCTACGACGCGGTGCGCTACATCGAGAAGAAGCTCGCGAACACCGCGCCGCGCGACGATCTCGGCCTGCCCGACATCCAGTTGCTGCTGACCGAGGAAGTCGCGGTCATCGACAACCTCGCCGGCAAGCTGTACCTGATCATCTACGCGGACCCGAGCCAGCCCGAAGCCTACGCGAAGGCGAAACAGCGCCTGCGCGAACTGAAGCAGCGGCTGCGCACGACCGTGCAGCCGCCCGTCACGTCGGCGAGCGTGCGTACCGAGACGTTCCGCGAATTCAAGAAGGACGACTACCTCGCCGCCGTGCGCCAGGCGAAGGAATACATCGCGGCCGGCGAGCTGATGCAGATCCAGGTCGGCCAGCGGCTGACGAAGCCGTACCGCGACAATCCGCTGTCGCTGTATCGTGCGCTGCGTTCGCTGAACCCGTCGCCGTACATGTATTACTACAACTTCGGCGATTTCCACGTGGTCGGCGCGTCGCCGGAAATCCTCGTGCGCCAGGAAAAGCGCGGCGAAGACCAGATCGTCACGATCCGTCCGCTCGCCGGCACGCGCCCGCGCGGCAACACGCCCGAGCGCGACGCGGAACTCGCAACCGAGCTGCTCAACGATCCGAAGGAAATCGCCGAGCACGTGATGCTGATCGACCTCGCGCGCAACGACGTGGGCCGTATCGCGGAAATCGGCTCGGTGCAGGTGACCGACAAGATGGTCATCGAGAAGTACTCGCACGTACAGCACATCGTCAGCTCGGTCGAAGGCAAGCTGAAGCCCGGCATGACGAACTACGACGTGCTTCGCGCGACGTTCCCGGCCGGCACGCTATCCGGCGCGCCGAAGGTGCGCGCGATGGAACTGATCGACGAGCTCGAGCCGGTCAAGCGCGGGCTGTACGGCGGTGCGGTCGGCTACCTGTCGTTCTCGGGCGAGATGGATCTCGCGATCGCGATCCGTACGGGGCTGATCCACAACGGCAACCTGTATGTGCAAGCGGCGGCCGGCGTCGTCGCGGATTCGGTGCCCGAATCCGAATGGCAAGAGACCGAGAACAAGGCGCGCGCAGTGCTGCGTGCGGCCGAACAGGTCCAGGACGGCCTCGATAGCGACTTCTGA
- a CDS encoding phosphoglycolate phosphatase: MADSSLAGHAPAGVAADAAPIRFTAPRIEAALIDLDGTMVDTADDFTAGLNGMLAQLGAPATSRDEVIGYVGKGSEHLIQSVLKPRFPADEAHARFDDALAIYQTEYAKINGRHARLYPEVAAGLDALRAAGIRLACVTNKPHRFAVELLEQYGLADRFGIVLGGDSVARKKPDPLPMLTACDALGVAPDAAVAIGDSENDALAGRAAGMATLTVPYGYNHGNAIQTINSDGIVDSLLVAARAITAHNAGRPTL; the protein is encoded by the coding sequence GTGGCCGATTCGTCGCTTGCCGGCCATGCGCCGGCCGGGGTCGCCGCGGACGCTGCCCCGATCCGCTTCACCGCGCCGCGCATCGAAGCCGCGCTGATCGACCTCGACGGCACGATGGTCGACACGGCCGACGATTTCACGGCGGGCCTGAACGGGATGCTCGCGCAGCTCGGCGCGCCGGCCACGTCGCGCGACGAGGTGATCGGCTACGTCGGCAAGGGCTCCGAACACCTGATCCAGAGCGTGCTGAAGCCGCGCTTCCCGGCCGACGAAGCGCACGCGCGCTTCGACGACGCGCTGGCGATCTACCAGACCGAATACGCAAAGATCAACGGCCGCCATGCGCGCCTCTATCCGGAGGTGGCCGCCGGCCTCGACGCGCTGCGCGCGGCCGGCATCCGGCTCGCGTGCGTGACGAACAAGCCGCACCGCTTCGCAGTCGAGCTGCTCGAGCAATACGGGCTGGCCGATCGCTTCGGCATCGTGCTGGGCGGCGACAGCGTCGCGCGCAAGAAGCCCGATCCGCTGCCGATGCTGACGGCCTGCGATGCGCTCGGCGTCGCACCAGACGCGGCGGTCGCGATCGGCGACTCGGAAAACGATGCGCTGGCAGGCCGCGCGGCCGGGATGGCGACGCTGACGGTGCCGTACGGCTACAACCACGGCAACGCTATACAAACGATAAATTCGGATGGTATAGTCGATTCGTTGCTGGTCGCAGCTCGCGCGATCACCGCGCACAATGCCGGCCGGCCAACCCTCTGA
- the rpe gene encoding ribulose-phosphate 3-epimerase, with protein sequence MTQFRIAPSILSADFARLGEEVRNVVAAGADWIHFDVMDNHYVPNLTIGPLVCEAIRPHVQVPIDVHLMVRPVDRIVPDFAKAGANLISFHPEGSDHIDRTLSLIRDHGCKAGLVFNPATPLNYLDHVMDRLDFVLLMSVNPGFGGQSFIPETLNKLREARARIDAYTERTGREILLEVDGGVKTDNIAEIAAAGADTFVAGSAIFGKPDYRKVIDEMRAALATVERS encoded by the coding sequence ATGACCCAATTTCGTATCGCTCCCAGCATCCTGTCGGCCGATTTCGCACGGCTCGGCGAAGAAGTCCGCAACGTCGTCGCCGCCGGCGCCGACTGGATCCACTTCGACGTGATGGACAACCATTATGTGCCGAACCTGACGATCGGCCCGCTCGTGTGCGAAGCGATCCGCCCGCACGTGCAGGTGCCGATCGACGTGCACCTGATGGTGCGCCCGGTCGACCGGATCGTGCCCGATTTCGCGAAGGCCGGTGCGAACCTGATCAGCTTCCACCCAGAAGGCTCCGATCACATCGACCGCACGCTGTCGCTGATCCGCGACCACGGCTGCAAGGCCGGCCTCGTGTTCAACCCGGCCACGCCGCTGAACTACCTCGACCACGTGATGGATCGCCTCGACTTCGTGCTGCTGATGTCGGTCAACCCGGGCTTCGGCGGCCAGTCGTTCATTCCGGAAACGCTGAACAAGCTGCGCGAAGCACGCGCACGCATCGACGCCTATACCGAACGCACGGGCCGCGAGATCCTGCTCGAGGTCGACGGCGGCGTGAAGACCGACAACATCGCGGAAATCGCGGCGGCCGGCGCCGACACGTTCGTCGCGGGTTCGGCGATCTTCGGCAAGCCCGACTACCGCAAGGTGATCGACGAGATGCGCGCGGCGCTCGCCACCGTCGAGCGGAGCTGA
- the apaG gene encoding Co2+/Mg2+ efflux protein ApaG, whose protein sequence is MSQYQFTVSVKTSYLPEQSDPDRRQYAFAYTLTIRNTGQVAAQLIARHWIITDSENHVQEVKGLGVVGHQPLLQPGEHFEYTSWAVIATPVGTMRGAYFCVAEDGERFEAPVDEFALHMPRTLH, encoded by the coding sequence ATGAGTCAGTATCAGTTCACCGTTTCGGTGAAAACCAGCTACTTGCCGGAACAATCCGACCCCGATCGCCGTCAATATGCATTCGCGTACACGCTGACGATCCGCAACACGGGACAGGTCGCGGCGCAGCTGATCGCGCGTCACTGGATCATCACGGACAGCGAGAACCACGTGCAGGAAGTGAAGGGGCTCGGCGTCGTCGGGCACCAGCCGCTGCTGCAGCCGGGCGAGCACTTCGAATACACGAGCTGGGCCGTGATCGCGACGCCGGTCGGCACGATGCGGGGCGCGTACTTCTGCGTGGCGGAAGACGGCGAGCGTTTCGAGGCGCCGGTCGACGAGTTCGCGCTGCACATGCCGCGCACGCTGCATTGA
- the mltA gene encoding murein transglycosylase A yields MKISRASATKASSAKMSIGYWSRKSDMAVSIKNGHCMWFGPRLAGWVAAAAAAALLAACGSAPTRTSSQKPPTGAAIVPGQIAAKRLTPVAWQQVPGWQDDSLIGATAALRQNCARLARQPAWARACAAADRLDELDVSSARTFFETYFTPFQLANTDGTLDGLVTGYYEPLLHGSRVRRGPYQYALYRWPSGYRAGAALPVRAQLERAGILSGNELVWVDDPIEAFFLQVQGSGRVLLDDGSVMRVGFGGTNNQPYRSIGKWLLDRGELTPAQATMQGIKAWAKANPTRVDALLDTNPRFVFFRDMPTKEDAPHGGADGPIGALGVPLTPERSIAVDPSAIPLGTPVFLQTTRPLTNTPMNRLVFAQDTGSAIKGGVRADYFWGLGDDAGDQAGRMKQVGRMWLLFPNS; encoded by the coding sequence ATGAAGATCAGCAGGGCAAGCGCTACGAAGGCTTCGAGCGCGAAGATGAGCATCGGATATTGGTCGAGAAAATCTGACATGGCGGTTTCCATCAAGAACGGACATTGTATGTGGTTTGGGCCCCGGTTGGCCGGGTGGGTGGCAGCGGCCGCGGCGGCGGCGCTGCTTGCCGCGTGCGGCAGCGCGCCGACGCGGACGTCGTCGCAGAAGCCGCCGACCGGCGCAGCGATCGTGCCGGGGCAGATCGCCGCGAAGCGGCTCACGCCGGTCGCGTGGCAGCAGGTGCCGGGCTGGCAGGACGATTCGCTGATCGGCGCGACGGCCGCGCTGCGGCAGAACTGCGCGCGGCTCGCGCGCCAGCCGGCGTGGGCGCGTGCCTGCGCGGCCGCCGACCGGCTCGACGAGCTTGACGTCAGCAGCGCACGCACTTTCTTCGAAACGTATTTCACGCCGTTCCAACTCGCGAACACCGACGGGACGCTCGACGGGCTCGTGACCGGCTATTACGAGCCGCTGCTGCACGGTTCGCGCGTGCGCCGCGGCCCGTATCAGTACGCGCTCTATCGCTGGCCGTCCGGCTATCGCGCGGGTGCCGCGCTGCCGGTACGCGCGCAGCTCGAGCGCGCCGGCATCCTGAGCGGCAACGAACTCGTGTGGGTCGACGATCCGATCGAGGCGTTCTTCCTGCAGGTGCAGGGCTCGGGGCGCGTGCTGCTCGACGACGGCTCGGTGATGCGGGTCGGCTTCGGCGGCACCAACAACCAGCCGTACCGGTCGATCGGCAAGTGGCTGCTCGATCGCGGCGAGCTGACGCCCGCCCAGGCAACGATGCAGGGCATCAAGGCATGGGCGAAGGCGAACCCGACCCGCGTCGACGCACTGCTCGACACGAATCCGCGGTTCGTGTTCTTCCGCGACATGCCGACCAAGGAAGATGCGCCGCACGGCGGCGCGGACGGCCCGATCGGCGCGCTGGGCGTGCCGCTGACACCGGAGCGTTCGATCGCGGTCGACCCGTCGGCGATCCCGCTCGGCACGCCCGTTTTCCTGCAGACTACGCGTCCGCTGACGAATACGCCGATGAACCGACTCGTGTTCGCGCAGGATACGGGCTCGGCCATCAAGGGCGGCGTGCGCGCCGACTATTTCTGGGGGCTCGGCGACGACGCCGGTGATCAGGCGGGCCGGATGAAGCAGGTCGGCCGGATGTGGCTGCTGTTCCCGAATTCGTGA
- the paaK gene encoding phenylacetate--CoA ligase PaaK produces MTTPLPLEPIETASRDELIALQLERLKWSLRHAYDHSPVYRRKFDDAGVHPDDLKTLADLSRFPFTTKGDLRDSYPFGMFAVPQDQISRIHASSGTTGKPTVVGYTARDIDTWANLVARSIRAAGARRGDKVHVSYGYGLFTGGLGAHYGAERAGLTVIPFGGGQTEKQVQLIQDFRPDIIMVTPSYMLSIADEIERQGLDPVQSSLRIGIFGAEPWTNDMRVAIEQRMGIDAVDIYGLSEVMGPGVASECVETKDGPTIWEDHFYPEIIDPETGEVLPDGELGELVFTSLTKEALPIIRYRTRDLTRLLPGTARTMRRMEKITGRSDDMMIVRGVNVFPTQIEEQLLKQRALAPHYQIVLTKEGPLDVLTLNVEPCPDSAPDTAAIHAAKQALAYDIKSLIGVTAVINVLPVNGIERSVGKARRVVDKRKG; encoded by the coding sequence ATGACTACCCCGCTACCGCTCGAGCCGATCGAGACCGCCTCGCGCGACGAGCTGATCGCACTGCAGCTCGAACGCCTCAAGTGGTCGCTCCGGCATGCGTATGACCACTCGCCCGTCTATCGTCGCAAGTTCGACGACGCGGGCGTGCATCCGGACGACCTGAAAACGCTTGCCGACCTGTCTCGCTTCCCGTTCACGACGAAAGGCGACCTGCGCGACAGCTATCCGTTCGGGATGTTCGCGGTGCCGCAGGATCAGATCTCGCGCATCCATGCGTCATCGGGCACGACCGGCAAGCCGACAGTCGTCGGCTATACGGCCCGCGACATCGACACGTGGGCGAATCTCGTCGCGCGCTCGATCCGCGCTGCCGGCGCGCGCCGCGGCGACAAGGTGCACGTCAGCTACGGCTACGGCCTGTTCACGGGCGGGCTCGGTGCGCATTACGGCGCCGAACGCGCAGGGCTGACCGTGATCCCGTTCGGCGGCGGCCAGACCGAAAAGCAGGTTCAGCTGATCCAGGATTTCCGGCCCGACATCATCATGGTCACGCCGAGCTACATGCTGTCGATCGCCGACGAAATCGAGCGCCAGGGCCTCGATCCCGTGCAGAGCTCGCTGCGTATCGGCATCTTCGGCGCGGAGCCCTGGACCAACGACATGCGCGTCGCGATCGAACAGCGGATGGGCATCGATGCGGTCGACATCTACGGGCTGTCCGAAGTGATGGGCCCAGGTGTCGCGTCTGAATGCGTCGAGACCAAGGATGGCCCGACCATCTGGGAAGACCACTTCTATCCGGAAATCATCGACCCGGAAACCGGCGAAGTGCTGCCGGACGGCGAACTCGGCGAGCTCGTGTTCACGTCGCTGACCAAGGAAGCGCTGCCGATCATCCGCTATCGCACCCGCGACCTCACGCGCCTGTTACCCGGCACCGCCCGCACGATGCGCCGGATGGAGAAGATCACCGGCCGCTCGGACGACATGATGATCGTGCGCGGCGTCAACGTGTTCCCGACGCAAATCGAGGAGCAGTTGCTCAAGCAGCGCGCGCTCGCGCCGCACTATCAGATCGTACTGACGAAGGAAGGCCCACTCGACGTGCTGACGCTCAACGTCGAGCCGTGTCCCGACTCCGCGCCCGATACGGCGGCGATCCACGCAGCAAAGCAGGCGCTCGCGTACGACATCAAGTCGCTGATCGGTGTGACGGCCGTGATCAACGTGCTGCCCGTGAACGGGATCGAGCGCTCGGTCGGCAAGGCGCGCCGCGTCGTGGACAAGCGCAAGGGATAA
- the paaI gene encoding hydroxyphenylacetyl-CoA thioesterase PaaI produces MTNATDTLDPDSLARATAQAMYDADACSRAFGMEIAEVRAGYARLQMHVRPEFLNGHQTCHGGIIFTLADSTFAFACNSYNLNTVAAGCSIEFLRPVHGNDMLTAEAIEQARAGRHGIYDIRVTNQTGETVAMFRGKSAQIKGTVIPEDR; encoded by the coding sequence ATGACGAACGCCACCGACACGCTCGATCCCGATTCGCTGGCGCGCGCCACGGCGCAGGCCATGTACGACGCAGATGCATGCAGCCGCGCGTTCGGCATGGAAATCGCCGAAGTACGCGCCGGCTACGCCCGCCTGCAGATGCACGTACGGCCCGAATTCCTGAACGGACACCAGACCTGTCACGGCGGCATCATCTTCACGCTCGCCGATTCGACCTTCGCGTTCGCGTGCAACTCGTACAACCTGAACACGGTCGCGGCCGGCTGCTCGATCGAATTCCTGCGCCCCGTGCACGGCAACGACATGTTGACGGCCGAGGCGATCGAACAGGCACGCGCCGGCCGCCACGGCATTTACGACATCCGCGTCACGAACCAGACCGGTGAAACGGTCGCGATGTTTCGCGGCAAATCCGCCCAGATCAAGGGCACGGTCATCCCGGAAGACCGCTGA
- the paaG gene encoding 2-(1,2-epoxy-1,2-dihydrophenyl)acetyl-CoA isomerase PaaG has translation MSYQAIQLDIDQAARVATITLNRPDKLNSFTRAMHRELQSALDEVEAAGARALILTGAGRGFCAGQDLADLDFTPGASTDLGTLIDEHFNPLIRRLQRLPIPVIAAVNGTAAGAGANLALACDLVFAARSSSFIQAFVKIGLVPDSGGTWFLPQRVGMARALGLALTGDKLGAEQAEQWGLIWRAVDDDALVATVRQLATQLAQQPTLAIASIKQSMRDSVTNTLDQQLDLERDLQRELGQSHDYAEGVKAFIEKRAPRFEGR, from the coding sequence ATGTCCTATCAGGCGATTCAGCTGGATATCGATCAGGCCGCGCGCGTGGCCACGATCACCCTCAACCGCCCCGACAAGCTGAACAGCTTCACGCGGGCGATGCATCGCGAACTGCAGTCGGCGCTCGATGAAGTCGAAGCGGCCGGCGCACGCGCGCTGATTCTGACGGGTGCGGGGCGCGGCTTCTGCGCGGGCCAGGACCTGGCCGACCTCGACTTCACGCCGGGCGCGTCCACCGACCTCGGCACGCTGATCGACGAGCACTTCAATCCGCTGATCCGCCGCCTGCAGCGTCTGCCGATTCCGGTGATCGCCGCCGTCAACGGCACGGCGGCCGGCGCCGGCGCGAATCTCGCGCTCGCGTGCGATCTCGTGTTCGCTGCCCGTTCGAGCAGTTTCATCCAGGCCTTCGTCAAGATCGGGCTCGTACCGGATTCGGGCGGCACGTGGTTCCTGCCGCAGCGCGTCGGCATGGCGCGTGCGCTGGGGCTCGCACTGACCGGCGACAAGCTCGGTGCCGAACAGGCCGAGCAATGGGGCTTGATCTGGCGTGCGGTCGACGACGACGCGCTCGTCGCGACCGTCCGTCAACTCGCCACCCAACTCGCGCAACAGCCGACACTCGCCATCGCATCGATCAAGCAATCGATGCGCGACAGCGTCACGAACACGCTCGACCAGCAACTCGACCTGGAACGCGACCTTCAGCGCGAGCTCGGTCAGTCGCACGACTATGCGGAAGGCGTGAAGGCATTCATCGAGAAACGCGCGCCGCGCTTCGAGGGGCGTTGA
- the pcaF gene encoding 3-oxoadipyl-CoA thiolase: MTDAYICDAIRTPIGRYGGALKDVRADDLGAVPLKALVERNRNVDWSAIDDVIYGCANQAGEDNRNVARMSALLAGLPTAVPGTTLNRLCGSGMDAVGTAARAIKAGEARLMIAGGVESMTRAPFVMGKAASAFARQADIFDTTIGWRFVNPLMKQLYGVDSMPETAENVAVDYNISRADQDLFALRSQQKAARAQQDGTLADEIVAVTIPQKKGDAIVVSRDEHPRETSLEALAKLKGVVRPDGSVTAGNASGVNDGACALLLANAQAADQYGLRRRARVVGMATAGVEPRVMGIGPAPATQKLLRQLGMTIDQFDVIELNEAFASQGLAVLRMLGVADDDPRVNPNGGAIALGHPLGASGARLVTTALHQLERTGGRFALCTMCIGVGQGIALAIERV; this comes from the coding sequence ATGACAGACGCCTACATCTGCGACGCGATTCGCACCCCCATCGGCCGCTACGGCGGCGCCCTGAAAGACGTCCGCGCCGACGACCTCGGCGCGGTGCCGCTCAAGGCGCTCGTCGAGCGCAACCGGAACGTCGACTGGTCAGCGATCGACGACGTGATCTACGGCTGTGCGAATCAGGCCGGCGAGGACAACCGCAACGTCGCGCGCATGTCGGCGCTGCTCGCGGGCCTGCCCACCGCCGTACCGGGCACGACACTGAACCGGCTGTGCGGCTCCGGGATGGACGCGGTCGGCACGGCCGCACGCGCGATCAAGGCGGGGGAGGCGCGCCTGATGATCGCGGGTGGCGTCGAGAGCATGACGCGCGCGCCGTTTGTGATGGGCAAGGCCGCGAGCGCGTTCGCACGGCAGGCCGACATCTTCGATACGACGATCGGCTGGCGCTTCGTCAATCCGCTGATGAAACAGCTGTACGGCGTCGATTCGATGCCGGAGACGGCCGAGAACGTCGCAGTCGACTACAACATCAGCCGAGCCGATCAGGATCTGTTCGCACTGCGCAGCCAGCAGAAGGCTGCACGCGCGCAGCAGGACGGCACGCTTGCCGACGAAATCGTCGCGGTCACGATTCCGCAGAAGAAAGGTGACGCCATCGTCGTGTCGCGCGACGAACATCCGCGCGAGACGTCCCTCGAAGCCCTTGCGAAGCTGAAGGGTGTCGTGCGTCCGGACGGCTCGGTGACGGCCGGCAATGCATCAGGCGTCAACGACGGCGCATGTGCGTTGTTGCTCGCCAATGCACAGGCAGCCGACCAGTATGGTCTGCGTCGCCGCGCGCGCGTCGTCGGCATGGCGACCGCCGGTGTGGAACCGCGCGTGATGGGCATCGGCCCCGCGCCGGCCACGCAAAAGCTGCTGCGCCAGCTCGGCATGACCATCGACCAGTTCGACGTGATCGAACTGAACGAGGCATTCGCGTCGCAGGGCCTCGCGGTGCTGCGCATGCTCGGCGTCGCCGATGACGATCCCCGCGTGAACCCGAACGGCGGCGCCATTGCGCTGGGTCATCCGCTCGGCGCTTCCGGCGCCCGTCTCGTGACCACGGCGCTCCATCAACTCGAACGTACGGGCGGCCGCTTTGCGCTCTGTACGATGTGCATCGGCGTCGGCCAGGGCATTGCCCTCGCGATCGAACGCGTGTAA
- the paaN gene encoding phenylacetic acid degradation protein PaaN: MTHALFTKHEDTLKHALAAIESRGYWSPFAEMPSPKVYGESANADGEAAFKSHLDSTFELDQPASGETVGAEQSPYGIALGIRYPKSTPDALIAAAAAAQRTWREAGPSAWVGVSLEILARLNRASFEIAYSVMHTTGQAFMMAFQAGGPHAQDRALEAVAYAWDELRRIPADAHWEKPQGKNPPLAMHKRYTIVPRGTGLVLGCCTFPTWNGYPGLFADLATGNTVIVKPHPGAILPLAITVRIARDVLREAGFDPNVVTLLATEPNDGALVQDLALRPEIKLIDFTGSTQNGTWLERHAHQAQVYTEKAGVNQIVIDSTDDLKAAAKNIAFSLALYSGQMCTAPQNIYVPRDGIRTSDGHASFDEVAQAIAVSVQKLTGDPARSVELIGAIQNEGVTARIDDARQLGRVLADSLTLQHPAFPDARVRTPLVLQLDVADRAKFTQEWFGPISFVIATDSTAQSLDLAGEIAAEHGALTLSVYSTDDAIVEAAYDAAVRGGVALSINLTGAVFVNQSAAFSDFHGTGANPAANAALADPAFVANRFRVVQSRVHVAPKAVPAEAGQTA; encoded by the coding sequence ATGACCCATGCACTGTTCACGAAGCACGAAGACACGCTGAAACACGCACTCGCCGCCATCGAGAGCCGCGGGTACTGGAGCCCGTTCGCCGAAATGCCGAGCCCCAAAGTGTACGGGGAAAGCGCGAACGCCGATGGCGAGGCCGCGTTCAAGTCGCACCTCGACAGCACGTTCGAGCTCGACCAGCCGGCTTCCGGTGAAACGGTCGGCGCGGAGCAGTCGCCGTACGGCATCGCGCTCGGCATCCGGTATCCGAAATCGACGCCCGACGCACTGATCGCCGCCGCTGCCGCCGCGCAACGCACGTGGCGTGAAGCCGGCCCGAGCGCCTGGGTCGGCGTCAGCCTCGAAATCCTCGCGCGTCTGAACCGTGCGAGCTTCGAGATCGCGTACAGCGTGATGCACACCACCGGGCAGGCATTCATGATGGCGTTCCAGGCCGGCGGCCCGCACGCGCAGGATCGCGCGCTCGAGGCAGTCGCCTATGCGTGGGACGAACTGCGCCGCATCCCCGCCGACGCGCACTGGGAAAAGCCGCAAGGCAAGAACCCGCCGCTCGCGATGCACAAGCGCTACACGATCGTCCCGCGCGGCACGGGGCTTGTGCTCGGCTGCTGCACGTTCCCGACCTGGAACGGATACCCGGGCCTGTTCGCCGACCTGGCAACCGGCAACACCGTGATCGTCAAACCGCATCCGGGTGCGATCCTGCCGCTCGCGATCACGGTCCGGATCGCTCGCGACGTGCTGCGCGAGGCCGGGTTCGATCCAAACGTCGTCACGCTCCTCGCGACCGAGCCCAACGACGGCGCCCTCGTTCAGGATCTCGCACTGCGCCCCGAGATCAAGCTGATCGACTTCACCGGCAGCACGCAGAACGGTACGTGGCTCGAACGCCACGCCCATCAGGCACAGGTCTATACCGAGAAGGCTGGCGTCAACCAGATCGTGATCGACTCGACCGACGACCTGAAGGCCGCCGCCAAGAACATCGCGTTCTCGCTGGCGCTGTACTCCGGCCAGATGTGCACGGCGCCGCAGAACATCTACGTACCGCGCGACGGTATCCGGACGTCGGACGGTCATGCGAGCTTCGACGAAGTCGCACAGGCCATCGCCGTTTCCGTGCAAAAACTCACCGGCGACCCGGCACGCTCGGTCGAACTGATCGGCGCGATCCAGAACGAAGGTGTGACCGCACGTATCGACGACGCCCGCCAGCTCGGCCGCGTGCTCGCCGACAGCCTGACCCTCCAGCACCCTGCCTTCCCCGATGCCCGCGTGCGCACGCCGCTCGTGCTGCAACTCGACGTGGCCGATCGCGCGAAATTCACGCAGGAGTGGTTCGGCCCGATCTCGTTCGTGATCGCGACCGACTCGACCGCGCAGTCGCTTGATCTCGCCGGGGAAATTGCGGCAGAACATGGCGCGCTGACGCTTTCTGTCTATAGCACCGACGACGCAATCGTCGAGGCCGCGTACGACGCAGCGGTACGCGGCGGTGTCGCGCTGTCGATCAACCTGACGGGCGCTGTATTCGTCAACCAGTCGGCCGCGTTCTCCGATTTCCACGGCACCGGCGCAAACCCGGCGGCCAACGCCGCGCTGGCCGACCCGGCGTTCGTCGCCAACCGCTTCCGTGTGGTGCAAAGCCGCGTCCATGTTGCCCCGAAGGCGGTCCCCGCGGAAGCTGGCCAGACGGCATAA